The following proteins are co-located in the Ascochyta rabiei chromosome 8, complete sequence genome:
- a CDS encoding tRNA pseudouridine(32) synthase: MALVPSPVRDKYPPLADDAFPWKEPPAVATTPCNPWPPPYYLEDGLRKVTPYHYTYNTFCKERWRGREILDIFSSEFRDRPREYYEQAIVEGRVVLNGKPVPSTSTIVKNGDIISHTLHRHEPPCTASPIGIVHEDDDIIVIDKPAGMPVHPAGRYNFNSIIEVMRADRGYGWKPLPCNRLDRLTSGIMFIGKHKQAAEDMSAQIRGRTVKKEYVTRVVGEFPEGEIVCEKPILQISPKLGLNAVRANGRESRTVFKRLAYYPPNDHDKPEQEQPEHGHDDGQPWKKLRGYSIVRCFPVTGRTHQLRVHLQYLGHPISNDPIYANQRVFGPSLGRGVSEDENDEDIMARLSRMGKEDVADAVAYHDEMVDAYNKRKAEKQTGETCDVCDTPLYSDPGTHELGIYLHARRYRCEEGRWDYQTGLPDWALPPPGYQGPTESTKESDPLAVDLQKLGIADEQVAQKARGQN, encoded by the coding sequence ATGGCTCTCGTGCCCTCGCCTGTGCGCGACAAATATCCCCCGCTGGCTGACGACGCGTTTCCCTGGAAGGAGCCCCCCGCAGTCGCAACCACGCCCTGCAATCCCTGGCCGCCGCCATACTACCTCGAAGATGGCCTGCGCAAGGTCACGCCCTACCACTACACCTACAACACCTTCTGCAAGGAGCGTTGGCGGGGGCGCGAGATCCTCGACATCTTCTCCAGCGAGTTCCGCGACCGGCCCCGGGAGTACTACGAGCAGGCCATTGTGGAAGGGCGTGTTGTCTTGAACGGCAAGCCGGTACCGAGCACGAGCACGATCGTGAAGAACGGCGACATCATCTCACACACCCTCCACCGACACGAGCCACCATGCACCGCGAGCCCCATTGGCATCGTCCACGAGGACGACGACATCATTGTCATCGACAAGCCCGCGGGCATGCCCGTCCACCCGGCAGGCCGCTACAACTTCAATTCCATCATCGAGGTCATGAGGGCTGACCGTGGATATGGGTGGAAACCCCTGCCCTGTAACAGACTGGACCGCTTGACGAGCGGCATCATGTTCATCGGGAAGCACAAGCAGGCAGCCGAAGACATGAGCGCCCAGATACGCGGACGGACCGTGAAGAAGGAGTACGTCACTCGTGTTGTGGGTGAGTTCCCTGAAGGCGAGATAGTGTGCGAGAAACCCATTCTCCAGATCAGCCCTAAGCTCGGCCTCAACGCTGTACGCGCAAACGGGAGAGAGTCGAGGACTGTCTTCAAGCGGCTAGCGTACTACCCACCAAACGACCATGACAAACCGGAGCAAGAGCAACCAGAGCACGGACATGACGATGGCCAGCCGTGGAAGAAACTCCGTGGCTACTCCATCGTGCGATGCTTCCCTGTCACTGGACGCACTCACCAGCTGCGTGTGCATCTGCAATACCTTGGCCATCCCATCTCGAACGATCCCATATATGCCAACCAGCGCGTCTTTGGCCCTTCGCTCGGACGTGGCGTGTCTGAAGATGAAAACGACGAAGACATCATGGCCCGCCTGTCGCGCATGGGAAAGGAAGATGTCGCCGATGCCGTCGCCTACCACGACGAGATGGTGGATGCCTACAACAAGAGGAAGGCTGAAAAACAGACCGGTGAGACATGTGACGTGTGTGATACGCCGCTGTACAGCGATCCAGGCACACACGAGCTGGGCATCTACCTGCATGCAAGGAGATACAGGTGTGAGGAGGGAAGATGGGACTACCAGACAGGTCTTCCCGACTGGGCTCTACCGCCGCCAGGCTATCAAGGGCCTACCGAGAGCACAAAGGAGAGCGATCCATTGGCGGTCGACTTGCAGAAGCTCGGAATAGCAGACGAGCAGGTCGCGCAGAAAGCAAGGGGCCAGAACTGA
- a CDS encoding Phenol 2-monooxygenase (NADPH), translated as MPKTDVLIVGSGSAGIFAATWLAIYNIPFTILERRSGPLEIGQADGVQVRTVEIYDSFGLAEDLLREAYHIYEVCFWGIDDNVKDGIKRKSRSIDTEQGLSHLPHVILNQARMNGLMLEKMKKIMKEKGTWTEGSANGIEYGWTVKGIEVDQDNATDPNAHCVRVLASKDDREETWEAKYVLGCDGAHSTVRRSLNYHMLGDTTDTVWGVMDIYPLTDFPDIRRKCTIHSTSGNLLIIPREGGSLVRFYIQLPVGSQPKNVTLDDLQSSAKRIFAPYEMHFASTFWWSAYSIGQRLANHFHKDLRVFLTGDACHTHSPKAGQGMNVSLQDGYNIGWKLGAVLSGLSPPSVLASYVGERSKTAADLIAFDKELSAMFSRKEKREGEFAEYFTKSGRYMAGFTAKYEDSGITDSKGSSKGLAASVHVGMRFPSAQVIRFCDARPVQLQSALRSDGRWRVVVFAGDVTHTDCKERLDEFSSSLSHVIQRYTPASSRPDSVIEPFLVLHTLFSKTEQHQIPEVFSPKTGKWGIKDLHKTYVDDEHYNAGHGHAYEKYGVDMSKGAVVIVRPDQYVAKVVGLDGGKKIEEFFAGCLLEQQ; from the exons ATGCCTAAAACAGACGTTCTGATAGTAGGATCTGGCTCGGCAGGCATATTTGCAGCAACCTGGCTTGCAATCTACAACATCCCTTTCACCATTCTAGAGCGACGCTCTGGGCCCCTGGAAATTGGACAAGCAGACGGCGTGCAAGTCCGCACCGTCGAGATATACGATTCATTCGGACTCGCTGAGGATCTCTTGAGGGAGGCATACCACATTTACGAAGTGTGCTTCTGGGGGATTGACGATAATGTCAAGGACGGCATCAAGAGGAAGAGCAGATCCATTGATACTGAGCAGGGGCTGAGCCATCTGCCACATGTCATTCTGAACCAGGCTCGAATGAATGGATTGATGTTGGAGAAGATGAAGAAGATCATGAAAGAGAAGGGCACGTGGACAGAGGGGTCTGCAAACGGGATTGAATATGGTTGGACGGTGAAGGGCATTGAGGTCGATCAAGACAATGCGACAGACCCCAATGCACACTGTGTCCGCGTCTTGGCCTCGAAAGATGACAGAGAAGAAACCTGGGAGGCCAAGTACGTTCTG GGCTGCGACGGCGCGCATTCCACTGTCCGCCGCTCCCTCAACTACCACATGCTAGGCGACACCACCGATACTGTTTGGGGCGTCATGGACATCTACCCGCTCACCGACTTCCCGGACATCCGACGAAAGTGCACGATCCACTCCACGAGCGGCAACTTGCTGATCATCCCGCGCGAAGGCGGTTCGCTGGTACGCTTTTACATCCAACTGCCTGTCGGCTCGCAACCAAAGAACGTCACGCTCGACGATCTACAGAGCTCAGCAAAGCGCATCTTCGCGCCATACGAGATGCACTTTGCCTCCACCTTCTGGTGGAGCGCGTACAGCATCGGCCAGCGACTGGCCAACCATTTCCACAAGGACCTGCGCGTCTTCCTCACCGGTGACGCGTGCCACACGCACTCGCCCAAAGCGGGACAGGGTATGAACGTCAGCTTGCAGGACGGGTACAACATCGGTTGGAAGCTGGGGGCGGTGCTGTCTGGCCTCTCGCCACCGTCTGTGCTCGCTTCGTATGTGGGCGAGAGGAGCAAGACGGCGGCGGATTTGATTGCGTTTGACAAGGAGTTGTCTGCTATGTTCAGTAGGAAGGAAAAGAGAGAGGGCGAGTTTGCAGAGTATTTCACTAAGAGTGGAAGGTATATGGCTGGGTTTACGGCAAAGTATGAAGATAGTGGTATCACCGACTCAAAAGGGAGTAGCAAAGGGCTGGCGGCGAGCGTGCACGTCGGAATGCGATTCCCATCTGCGCAAGTGATCCGATTCTGTGACGCCAGGCCGGTGCAGCTGCAGAGTGCGCTGAGGAGCGACGGGCGGTGGCGGGTCGTTGTCTTTGCCGGAGACGTCACCCACACCGACTGCAAGGAGAGACTGGATGAG TTCTCCTCTTCCCTCTCTCATGTCATTCAGCGCTACACCCCTGCATCTTCCCGTCCGGATAGCGTCATCGAACCATTTCTCGTCCTGCAcaccctcttctctaaaACGGAACAGCACCAGATACCAGAAGTGTTTAGCCCCAAGACGGGGAAATGGGGCATCAAAGACTTGCACAAGACGTATGTCGACGACGAACACTACAATGCTGGGCATGGGCACGCGTATGAGAAGTACGGCGTTGATATGAGCAAAGGCGCGGTGGTCATTGTGAGACCTGATCAGTACGTTGCGAAAGTTGTAGGGCTGGATGGAGGGAAGAAGATTGAGGAGTTCTTTGCGGGGTGTTTGTTGGAACAGCAGTAG
- a CDS encoding Glycosylphosphatidylinositol (GPI) anchor assembly protein, with the protein MASATGIPAAPAPTAPTMPVEPLNTNAARVYTHIHPILVLSIYAYKFNDLVADPVPALLSTLLPLAVLQIAFVAVCLPPTSGTSTTQIRKQKLGDKKKVAPGKIEKGINGTIVPAFLSLLLTTLASTPLLTATLVLFGAPVTTHHTHTLLAGAHIAVLSTLPLVYVHGVNGETWREAVALLLPIDEVYGGMIGTVLGAWLGAVPIPLDWDREWQKWPVTIVTGAYVGYAVGKLLGGTLLRGKKIMFE; encoded by the exons ATGGCCAGTGCAACCGGCATCCCCGCTGCTCCCGCACCCACAGCACCCACAATGCCTGTTGAGCCTCTCAACACCAACGCGGCGCGCGTCTATACGCACATTCACCCAATTCTTGTACTCTCAATCTACGCATACAAGTTCAACGACTTGGTCGCCGACCCTGTCCCCGCACTCCTCAGCACGCTGCTGCCCCTCGCTGTCCTACAAATAGCATTTGTGGCAGTATGCCTTCCGCCAACAAGCGGCACGAGCACGACACAGATCAGGAAGCAGAAGCTGGGCGATAAGAAAAAAGTTGCGCCTGGCAAGATCGAGAAGGGCATCAACGGGACGATTGTT CCGGCTTTCCTCTCCCTCCTTCTCACAACGCTGGCGTCGACGCCGCTACTTACTGCAACCCTCGTTCTGTTCGGCGCCCCGGTGACCACGCATCACACGCATACACTCTTGGCTGGCGCACACATCGCGGTACTGAGTACGCTGCCGTTGGTCTACGTGCATGGTGTCAATGGTGAGACCTGGAGGGAGGCTGTGGCGCTTCTACTGCCTATTGATGAGGTCTACGGGGGTATGATTGGGACTGTGTTGGGTGCTTGGCTGGGCGCTGTGCCCATCCCGTTGGATTG GGACCGCGAGTGGCAGAAGTGGCCCGTTACGATTGTTACCGGTGCGTATGTTGGATACGCAGTTGGCAAGCTGCTGGGAGGTACGCTGCTCAGAGGCAAGAAGATCATGTTCGAGTAA
- a CDS encoding Translin-1: protein MSSQSGMVDPAIFQDLQARVDEDTAVRDELKDIIQALEKHNRNVSFVLSRAHSTPVANLPEVLKAAEESINTVVEDVSKLSQAASKLPYYKFNNMWSRQMQGAVEGLLFWGWLGGYKYDSGEIKAGRLLTIEELGEILKIPVNLKERDEFHLTLEEYLQSLISLVEELTRLARNAVTLGDYERPILINQFVKDLFAGFQILNLKNDSLRRRSDGLKYRVKDVEDVVYDLSLRNLLPKKE from the exons ATGTCGTCACAATCAGGCATGGTCGATCCGGCCATCTTCCAGGACCTCCAGGCGCGCGTCGATGAAGACACAGCTGTTCGTGAT GAGCTGAAAGACATCATCCAAGCGCTCGAGAAGCACA ACCGCAATGTTTCATTCGTACTGTCAAGAGCACACTCGACACCTGTTGCCAACC TTCCCGAGGTCCTCAAGGCGGCCGAAGAGTCCATCAACACTGTCGTCGAGGATGTATCGAAGCTGTCGCAAGCTGCATCCAAGCTGCCGTACTACAAGTTCAACAACATGTGGTCTCGTCAGATGCAGGGCGCG GTCGAGGGTCTTCTTTTCTGGGGCTGGCTCGGCGGGTACAAGTATGATTCAGGCGAAATCAAGGCCGGAAGACTGCTCACCATCGAAGAGCTGGGCGAGATTCTGAAGA TCCCAGTCAATCTCAAGGAGCGAGACGAGTTCCACCTTACGCTTGAGGAGTACCTGCAGTCGCTCATCTCACTCGTTGAAGAGCTG ACTCGGTTGGCACGCAACGCCGTCACGCTTGGTGACTACGAACGTCCCATCCTTATCAACCAGTTCGTCAAGGACTTGTTTGCCGGCTTCCAGATTCTCAACCTGAAGAACGACAGCTTGCGCCGCCGTAGTGATGGGCTGAAGTACAGGGTGAAGGATGTGGAGGATGTTGTGTACGATCTGTCGCTGAGGAACTTGCTTCCCAAGAAGGAGTAG
- a CDS encoding N-acetylglucosaminylphosphatidylinositol deacetylase has translation MNWLVWGSVPLIVVGFWFYTSTLSLSFPTLRNKRILLLIAHPDDEAMFFAPTLLSLTRPELGNHVKILCLSSGDADGLGETRKKELVKSGLQLGIGNKNDIHVIEDKNFPDSMTVTWHPRLISNLLTSTFAPKMASISTKEAPQANIDAIITFDACGISGHPNHKSLHDGAHTFLKALMHKHGAWECPVKLYTLTTTSILRKYASLLDAPATLITAIVRKKELGSFPTPLLFASSPFAYRTAQKTMTTAHESQMRWFRWGWITLSRYMIINDLVKEKILYTTSQ, from the exons ATGAACTGGCTTGTCTGGGGCTCTGTACCCCTCATCGTCGTGGGCTTCTGGTTCTACACGAGTACCTTGAGCTTGTCCTTCCCCACACTGCGAAACAAACGCATACTGTTGCTCATAGCGCATCCTGACGATGAAGCCATGTTCTTTGCGCCTACCCTACTGTCCTTGACGCGTCCAGAACTCGGCAATCACGTGAAAATTCTATGTTTGAGTAGTG GCGATGCAGATGGTCTGGGCGAGACGCGTAAGAAAGAGCTGGTAAAAAGTGGATTGCAACTTGGAATTGGCAACAAAAATGACATTCATGTCATCGAAGACAA GAATTTTCCTGACTCCATGACAGTGACTTGGCATCCCCGTCTCATATCCAACCTCTTGACGAGTACGTTTGCCCCAAAAATGGCCTCGATATCAACCAAAGAGGCCCCCCAAGCCAACATCGATGCAATCATTACCTTTGACGCCTGTGGCATCTCCGGTCACCCGAATCACAAGTCGCTGCATGACGGCGCACATACGTTCCTCAAGGCGCTGATGCACAAGCACGGTGCTTGGGAGTGTCCCGTCAAACTCTACACTCTGACCACGACCTCCATTCTTCGCAAATACGCGAGCTTGTTGGATGCCCCTGCCACCTTGATCACTGCGATCGTCAGAAAGAAAGAGCTTGGAAGCTTCCCAACACCTCTGCTATTTGCCAGCTCCCCGTTCGCATACAGAACCGCACAGAAGACTATGACAACGGCGCACGAGAGTCAGATGCGCTGGTTCCGGTGGGGCTGGATCACGCTTTCGCGTTACATGATCATCAATGACTTGGTAAAAGAGAAGATCCTATACACAACATCGCAATAA
- a CDS encoding Phosphatidylserine decarboxylase, which produces MPRPAFTSKLSLSQRLKQNNSTTSVNSVPTSRQGSPKRTMSDVKPGLVLRANVVKGRNLAAKDRSGTSDPYLVVSLGDAKQATPTINKTLNPEWNTILEMPVVGEQSLLLEATCWDKDRFGKDYMGEFDVLLEDVFQNGHPVAEPQWFPLESRRTGKKKSHVSGEIQIQFTLIDTSNPTAVPEQIIQKFLAIAGQTPSPDESDENGLLRADSAGTDLDDDDEESESSNEAQDESKKAEKREKRRKKLRMARLKRKAKQLSGYEYSDKSEVAGVLFLEVQNITDLPPEKNVTRTSFDMDPFVITSLGKKTYRTKTIRHDLNPVYEEKLVFQVLRHEVNYSVNFTVIDKDKFSGNDYVGTVNFPLDKAVSVAPVADPDTGLYKLPELSDSPGLPDTGRRSRFRLPVSRSSSSNSLSRLSKPSLKKEHSAGSLSAKDSSGSLPLPPTSAPAVDSSGNLAPVPAINVDPSAVDDQDLKTYTLPLELKNKDRWEAKHNPTLYIRAKYLPYRALRQQFWRAMLKQYDADDSGLIDKIELTTMLDTLGSTLHASTIDNFFSRFSADHNGDELLTFDETVICLEDQLQKIEQLDEQKRGNTASSTPGTETPPLASGEQTPINKNASRTSIPVLETNKLGSDGEEGDFLADDLADETGEEHVIEIRECPICHQPKLNKRSDANIITHIATCASQDWKQVNNIVMSGFVTSSQAQRKWYSKVITKISYGGYKLGANSANILVQDRLTGQINEERMSVYVRLGIRMLYKGLKANNMEKKRIRKLLKSLSLKQGKKYDDPASAKEIEAFIAFHQLDMTEVLLPTSQFKNFNEFFYRALKPEARPCSAPEDPRVIVSPADCRTVVFDTLDQAQSIWVKGREFTVERLLGDAYPQDAARYHGGSLGIFRLAPQDYHRFHIPVDGVLDEPKLIEGEYYTVNPMAIRSALDVYGENVRVICPIDSVSHGRVMVICVGAMMVGSTVITRKKGDHVKRAEELGYFKFGGSTLLLLFEPGQMRYDDDLVDNSRSALETLVRVGMSIGHSPERAPHVPDMRKDNPTHQEKQDAKRRIEGSLAPEGVTGPMPGAGMS; this is translated from the exons ATGCCTCGACCCGCATTTACATCGAAACTCTCGCTGTCCCAACGGCTCAAGCAGAACAACAGCACGACCTCAGTCAACAGCGTCCCTACCAGCCGCCAGGGCAGCCCCAAACGAACCATGAGCGACGTCAAGCCCGGCCTGGTGCTGCGGGCGAATGTCGTCAAG GGCAGGAATCTCGCTGCAAAGGATAGGAGCGGCACCTCGGACCCT TACCTCGTCGTCTCCCTCGGCGATGCAAAGCAAGCCACCCCGACCATCAACAAGACCCTGAATCCCGAATGGAACACGATTCTCGAGATGCCCGTCGTGGGCGAGCAGAGCCTGTTGCTCGAGGCCACCTGCTGGGACAAGGATCGCTTCGGCAAGGACTACATGGGCGAGTTCGACGTCCTCCTTGAGGATGTCTTCCAAAACGGCCATCCTGTCGCCGAGCCGCAGTGGTTTCCCCTCGAGTCGCGCCGCACAGGGAAGAAGAAGTCGCACGTCTCTGGCGAGATCCAGATCCAGTTCACGCTCATCGACACGAGCAACCCTACCGCCGTCCCCGAGCAGATCATCCAGAAGTTCCTCGCCATTGCCGGCCAAACGCCCAGCCCAGACGAGTCGGACGAGAATGGCCTACTGCGCGCCGACAGTGCAGGGACCGACctcgacgatgacgacgaggagAGCGAGAGCTCCAACGAAGCGCAGGACGAGTCGAAGAAAGCAGAGAAGCGCGAGAAGCGTCGCAAGAAGCTCAGGATGGCACGACTGAAGAGGAAGGCAAAGCAGCTCAGCGGCTACGAATACTCGGACAAGTCAGAAGTTGCAGGTGTCCTTTTCCTCGAGGTCCAGAACATTACAGACCTGCCTCCAGAGAAAAACGTCACCCGGACATCCTTCGATATGGATCCATTCGTCATCACTTCCCTGGGCAAGAAGACATACCGCACCAAGACCATCAGACACGACCTCAATCCCGTTTATGAGGAGAAGCTCGTGTTCCAGGTCCTGCGTCACGAAGTCAACTACTCTGTGAACTTCACCGTCATCGACAAGGACAAATTCTCCGGAAACGATTATGTCGGCACAGTCAACTTCCCGCTCGACAAGGCCGTATCAGTCGCTCCTGTAGCCGATCCAGATACTGGTCTCTACAAGCTGCCTGAACTCTCAGACTCGCCAGGCCTCCCTGACACCGGCAGGAGGTCTCGCTTTCGTCTGCCCGTATCGCGCTCGTCGTCTTCAAACAGTCTGTCTCGCCTAAGTAAGCCATCTCTCAAAAAAGAGCATTCCGCCGGATCGCTCTCGGCTAAAGATTCGAGCGGATCGTTACCACTTCCACCAACAAGTGCGCCCGCTGTGGACAGCAGCGGAAACCTTGCGCCTGTTCCTGCCATCAACGTCGACCCATCAGCCGTGGATGATCAGGATTTGAAGACCTACACTCTTCCCCTGGAGTTGAAGAACAAAGACCGGTGGGAGGCCAAGCACAACCCGACGCTGTATATCCGTGCCAAATACCTTCCTTACAGGGCTCTACGACAGCAGTTCTGGAGAGCCATGCTTAAGCAGTACGACGCCGACGACAGTGGCCTGATTGACAAGATTGAGCTTACGACCATGCTCGATACACTTGGCTCTACATTGCACGCGTCGACCATTGACAACTTCTTCAGTCGATTCTCTGCTGACCACAACGGTGATGAATTGCTGACATTCGACGAGACTGTCATTTGTCTCGAGGACCAACTACAAAAGATCGAGCAGCTGGACGAGCAGAAACGCGGGAACACAGCCTCGTCGACCCCAGGGACGGAAACTCCTCCGTTGGCATCTGGCGAACAGACTCCAATCAACAAAAACGCCTCAAGAACCTCGATACCCGTGCTCGAGACAAACAAGCTGGGCTCAGACGGCGAAGAAGGTGATTTCCTGGCAGATGACTTGGCAGACGAGACAGGCGAAGAGCATGTCATTGAGATTCGTGAATGCCCTATCTGCCATCAGCCGAAGCTGAACAAGAGATCCGACGCCAACATCATCACTCACATTGCAACGTGCGCAAGCCAGGACTGGAAGCAGGTTAACAACATCGTCATGTCTGGCTTTGTCACGTCAAGCCAAGCTCAGCGCAAGTGGTACTCCAAGGTCATCACTAAGATCTCGTACGGTGGTTATAAGCTAGGCGCCAACTCTGCCAACATCCTTGTACAAGATCGGCTCACTGGTCAGATCAATGAGGAACGTATGAGCGTGTACGTTCGCCTGGGTATTCGCATGCTCTACAAAGGTCTGAAAGCCAACAACATGGAAAAGAAGCGAATCCGCAAACTGCTGAAGTCCCTCAGCTTGAAACAGGGCAAGAAATACGATGATCCAGCCTCGGCCAAAGAGATTGAAGCATTCATCGCTTTCCATCAACTCGATATGACGGAAGTGCTTCTGCCTACGTCGCAGTTTAAGAACTTCAACGAGTTCTTCTACCGAGCTTTGAAGCCCGAGGCACGTCCATGTTCAGCTCCAGAAGACCCAAGGGTTATTGTCTCGCCCGCAGACTGTCGGACTGTTGTCTTCGACACGCTCGACCAGGCGCAGTCTATCTGGGTCAAGGGTCGCGAATTTACGGTCGAACGTCTTCTGGGTGACGCCTATCCACAAGACGCCGCACGCTACCACGGAGGCTCCCTTGGCATCTTCCGACTTGCCCCGCAGGATTATCACCGCTTCCATATCCCGGTGGACGGTGTGCTGGACGAGCCTAAGCTCATCGAGGGAGAGTACTACACTGTAAATCCAATGGCTATCCGCTCAGCTCTTGACGTGTACGGCGAGAACGTGCGTGTCATCTGCCCCATCGACTCAGTCAGCCACGGCCGTGTCATGGTTATTTGTGTTGGTGCCATGATGGTTGGTAGCACGGTAATTACACGCAAGAAGGGCGACCACGTCAAGCGTGCTGAGGAACTGGGTTATTTCAAGTTTGGTGGCAGCACACTGCTTTTGCTCTTCGAGCCTGGGCAGATGCGATACGACGACGATCTTGTCGACAACTCGCGATCTGCACTTGAGACTCTT GTTCGCGTCGGCATGTCTATTGGCCACAGCCCTGAGAGGGCGCCACATGTTCCCGACATGCGCAAGGACAACCCAACGCATCAGGAGAAGCAGGACGCTAAGCGTCGCATTGAAGGTAGCTTGGCGCCCGAGGGCGTTACTGGACCCATGCCCGGAGCGGGCATGTCATAG
- a CDS encoding Phosphatidylglycerophosphatase: MNISGTLNIFRLLRDPTLCLPQHTASTFNHLPIPLSKAFPKRDGKDGEKEVDIQAVVLDKDNCFAIPHTDEVHQPYKDHFQRLRQAYPGSKLLIVSNTAGTSSDPGFKQGAILESNTGVKVLQHSTKKPGCKDEVMAYFRAHPDSGVTRPDQIAIVGDRLSTDIMMANMMGSYGFWIRDGAVRPGFLARMEDRLQAFLLRRGYSAPDPSRNNHFE; the protein is encoded by the exons ATGAACATCTCTGGGACCTTGAACATCTTCCGGTTGCTGAGAGACCCGACGTTATGTCTTCCACAACATACGGCGTCGACGTTCAATCACCTGCCAATACCCCTTTCGAAGGCGTTTCCTAAGCGTGACGGCAAAGATGGAGAGAAAGAGGTTGACATACAGGCAGTAGTCCTCGACAAGGATAACTGCTTTGCCATACCGCATACTGACGAAGTGCACCAGCCTTATAAG GACCACTTCCAACGCCTCCGTCAAGCCTACCCCGGCTCAAAGCTCCTCATCGTATCCAACACAGCAGGCACAAGCTCAGATCCAGGTTTCAAGCAAGGTGCAATTCTAGAGTCTAATACTGGAGTCAAAGTATTGCAGCATTCAACTAAGAAGCCTGGCTGTAAAGATGAAGTCATGGCCTACTTCAGAGCACACCCGGACTCAGGCGTCACCAGGCCAGACCAAATTGCTATCGTGGGTGATCGACTGTCAACCGACATTATGATGGCAAACATGATGGGCAGCTACGGGTTTTGGATCAGAGACGGGGCGGTGAGACCGGGTTTT CTCGCAAGGATGGAAGACAGACTGCAGGCCTTTCTACTACGAAGAGGATACTCTGCACCGGATCCATCACGCAACAACCACTTCGAGTGA
- a CDS encoding small nuclear ribonucleoprotein Sm D3 — MTSTIGIPIKLLNEAAGHIVTLEITSGEVYRGKLIEAEDNMNVQLKDITVTARDGRVSHLEQVYIRGSHVRYFIVPDMLRNAPMFRSRGTRGRGVGLARGRATVIRARASGGRGGRP, encoded by the exons ATGACGAGCACAATCGGTATCCCAATCAAGCTTCTCAATGAGGCCGCT GGTCACATTGTCACGCTGGAGATTACCTCTGGTGAAGTCTACCGTGGCAAGCTTATCGAAG CTGAGGACAACATGAATGTACAGCTCAAGGACATTACCGTGACTGCGCGCGACGGTCGCGTGTCGCATCTCGAGCAGGTATACATCAGGGGTAGCCACGTCCGATACTTCATCGTCCCAGATATGTTGAG GAACGCGCCCATGTTCCGATCAAGAGGCACACGGGGCCGTGGTGTTGGTCTTGCACGTGGTCGCGCCACAGTCATCAGGGCGAGGGCCAGTGGTGGACGAGGTGGACGTCCTTGA
- a CDS encoding Torulene dioxygenase: MREETATIELELAVSGIGELPTINPAFSTKQARFIYTILDTGLSSYIDSLAKTDLVTGETLTWSTKNHTPGEAVFVAVAEDEGYLLSVVLDGETDTSYLLCLDARNLREDARASANVPVAIGFHGHHLAQTNF, from the coding sequence CACCATCGAGTTAGAGCTTGCGGTCTCTGGAATCGGCGAACTACCCACCATCAATCCGGCGTTCAGCACGAAGCAAGCGCGCTTCATCTATACTATTCTCGATACTGGCCTGTCATCCTACATCGATTCGCTGGCCAAGACTGACCTTGTGACTGGCGAGACTCTAACATGGTCGACTAAAAATCACACGCCTGGCGAGGCTGTCTTCGTTGCTGTAGCGGAAGATGAAGGCTATCTGCTTTCGGTTGTGCTGGATGGTGAGACGGATACGAGCTATCTGCTGTGCTTGGATGCTAGGAATCTGAGAGAGGATGCTAGAGCGTCTGCCAACGTTCCTGTTGCTATTGGCTTTCATGGCCATCATTTGGCTCAGACAAACTTCTAG